Proteins from one Desertifilum tharense IPPAS B-1220 genomic window:
- the alaS gene encoding alanine--tRNA ligase, whose amino-acid sequence MASTPQPLSGSEIRETFLKFYEQRGHKILPSASLVPEDPTVLLTIAGMLPFKPIFLGQKKAEVPRATSSQKCIRTNDIENVGRTARHHTFFEMLGNFSFGDYFKENAIAYAWELSTQIFGLPPERLVVSVFREDDEAFAIWRDQIGIPAHRIQRMGEDDNFWVSGITGPCGPCSEIYYDFHPERGDNNIDLEDDTRFIEFYNLVFMQYNRDAEGNLTPLEKQNIDTGMGLERMAQILQKVPNNYETDLILPIITTAAEIAGIDYAKAKEETKVSLKVIGDHVRAVVHLITDGVTASNMGRGYILRRLIRRVVRHGRLIGIENEFTTKVAETAIALSQAAYPQVRERESAIKGELQREEAAFRKTLERGEKLLQEVIAKHKVSGTPPSGEDSPSGTTAQPQGRPVSGNLTSEGGSLSGTIAIAGEDAFTLYDTYGFPLELTQEIAEEQGLTVDVEGFNVAMDRQREQSKDAHETIDLTAKASLDAIGNTEFLGYTQLSTQATITAILANGQQVESAEAGTEVKLILDRTPFYAESGGQIGDRGYLSGDTTLVRIEDVQKDGHLFIHLGRVERGNLEVGMPVMAQIDRACRRRAQANHTATHLLQAALRKIVDPGISQAGSLVDFDRLRFDFNLPRSLTPEELQQVEEQVNTWISEAHDAEVNTMPIAEAKAKGAIAMFGEKYGDEVRVVDYPGVSMELCGGTHVHNTAEIGVFKIISETGISAGVRRVEAVAGAAVLDYLNVRDKVVRELSDRFKVKPEELPQRVTNLQSELKATQKALDEVKQELAIAKSDQLLTQAESVGEFKILIAQLDIDADSLKTAAERLQQKLGNSAVFLGSIPEPDKVSLVAAFSPEVNKKGLQAGKFIGQIAKLCGGGGGGRPNLAQAGGRDPSKLQEALEIAKKQLTEGLQ is encoded by the coding sequence ATGGCTTCAACTCCCCAACCCCTCAGCGGTAGCGAAATTCGCGAGACCTTTCTCAAATTCTACGAACAGCGCGGTCATAAAATTCTACCTAGCGCTTCCCTGGTACCGGAAGACCCCACGGTACTGCTAACCATTGCGGGAATGCTGCCATTTAAGCCGATTTTCTTGGGACAGAAGAAAGCAGAAGTCCCTCGCGCCACCAGTTCCCAAAAGTGCATCCGTACCAATGATATTGAGAACGTTGGACGCACCGCCAGACATCACACCTTCTTTGAGATGCTGGGCAATTTCAGCTTTGGGGATTACTTTAAAGAGAATGCGATCGCCTACGCTTGGGAACTCTCTACCCAAATCTTCGGCTTACCTCCAGAAAGGCTAGTGGTGAGTGTTTTTCGAGAAGATGACGAAGCCTTTGCCATTTGGCGAGATCAAATTGGCATTCCCGCACACCGCATCCAACGGATGGGAGAAGACGATAACTTTTGGGTATCCGGTATTACCGGACCTTGCGGGCCCTGTTCTGAGATTTACTACGATTTTCACCCAGAACGGGGCGACAATAACATCGATTTAGAAGACGATACCCGGTTTATCGAGTTCTACAACCTGGTGTTCATGCAGTATAACCGGGATGCAGAAGGCAACCTCACCCCCCTGGAAAAGCAAAATATTGATACGGGGATGGGGTTGGAACGGATGGCGCAAATTCTGCAAAAGGTTCCGAACAACTATGAAACGGACTTAATTCTCCCGATTATCACAACCGCAGCAGAGATTGCCGGAATCGATTACGCTAAAGCGAAGGAAGAAACCAAAGTCTCTTTAAAGGTGATTGGCGATCACGTCCGCGCTGTGGTTCACTTAATTACCGATGGTGTCACCGCTTCTAACATGGGTCGGGGGTACATCCTGCGCCGATTAATCCGCCGAGTGGTACGTCACGGGCGCTTGATTGGGATTGAAAACGAATTTACAACAAAAGTGGCGGAAACTGCGATCGCCCTCTCCCAAGCCGCTTATCCCCAGGTGAGAGAACGGGAAAGCGCTATTAAAGGCGAACTGCAACGCGAGGAAGCCGCTTTCCGCAAAACCCTAGAACGCGGTGAGAAACTTCTGCAAGAGGTTATCGCCAAACACAAAGTTTCTGGAACTCCCCCTTCTGGGGAGGATTCTCCATCAGGAACGACTGCACAACCGCAAGGTCGCCCAGTTTCTGGAAATCTTACTTCTGAGGGGGGTTCTCTATCAGGAACGATTGCAATTGCTGGGGAAGATGCCTTTACCCTCTACGATACCTACGGCTTCCCCTTAGAACTCACCCAAGAAATTGCTGAAGAACAGGGATTGACGGTGGATGTGGAAGGGTTTAATGTCGCAATGGATCGCCAGCGCGAACAATCTAAAGACGCGCATGAAACCATTGACTTAACCGCGAAAGCTTCTTTAGATGCCATTGGGAATACAGAATTTCTGGGTTACACGCAACTTTCGACCCAAGCGACCATAACCGCAATTTTAGCCAACGGTCAACAGGTGGAATCGGCGGAAGCGGGAACAGAGGTGAAGCTAATTTTAGACCGTACCCCATTCTATGCTGAGTCTGGGGGGCAAATTGGCGATCGCGGTTATCTCTCCGGCGATACTACCCTTGTTCGGATCGAAGATGTGCAAAAAGACGGCCACCTGTTTATCCATCTTGGCCGAGTAGAACGCGGTAACTTAGAAGTGGGAATGCCTGTCATGGCACAAATTGACCGCGCTTGTCGCCGTCGCGCCCAGGCTAATCATACCGCAACGCACCTCTTACAAGCGGCCCTGAGAAAGATTGTAGACCCAGGTATCTCTCAAGCGGGTTCGCTGGTTGATTTCGATCGTCTCCGCTTTGACTTTAATTTACCGCGTTCCCTAACCCCAGAAGAGTTACAGCAGGTTGAGGAACAGGTGAATACTTGGATCTCGGAAGCACACGACGCTGAAGTTAATACTATGCCCATTGCGGAGGCGAAAGCAAAGGGCGCGATCGCCATGTTCGGTGAAAAATACGGCGATGAAGTGCGCGTCGTAGACTATCCCGGCGTATCAATGGAATTGTGCGGCGGAACTCACGTTCACAACACCGCCGAAATAGGCGTGTTTAAGATTATCTCGGAAACCGGAATTTCTGCTGGAGTCCGCCGGGTGGAAGCCGTCGCGGGGGCGGCCGTGTTAGATTATCTGAATGTGCGCGATAAGGTCGTGCGCGAATTGAGCGATCGCTTTAAGGTCAAACCCGAAGAACTCCCGCAACGGGTGACAAACCTGCAAAGCGAACTCAAAGCTACGCAGAAAGCTTTAGATGAGGTAAAACAGGAGTTAGCGATCGCCAAATCTGACCAACTGCTAACCCAAGCTGAAAGTGTTGGCGAATTCAAGATCCTAATCGCACAATTAGACATTGACGCTGACTCTTTAAAAACCGCAGCCGAACGCCTCCAACAAAAACTCGGAAATAGCGCCGTTTTCCTCGGTTCTATCCCCGAACCCGATAAAGTTAGCTTAGTTGCAGCCTTTAGTCCCGAAGTGAATAAAAAAGGCTTACAAGCCGGTAAATTTATCGGACAAATTGCCAAACTCTGCGGCGGTGGCGGCGGCGGTAGACCCAACCTAGCACAAGCTGGCGGACGCGATCCCAGCAAGCTTCAAGAAGCCTTAGAAATTGCTAAAAAACAGCTAACTGAAGGCTTACAATAA
- a CDS encoding XisI protein, with translation MDYLESYREIIQNVLLPYTRIPYAYGDLKCKTVFDRESDSYLLVTLGWEGVKRVHGCLVHLDIINGKIWVQRDDTEDGVTGELLAMGIPKEHIVLGFHPPDVRVYTEFAIA, from the coding sequence ATGGATTACCTAGAGTCTTATCGAGAAATTATCCAGAATGTACTGCTTCCCTACACGCGCATTCCTTATGCCTATGGCGATCTTAAGTGTAAGACAGTTTTCGATCGAGAGTCAGATAGTTACCTGCTGGTGACTTTGGGATGGGAGGGAGTTAAGCGGGTGCATGGTTGCTTAGTGCATCTCGATATTATTAATGGGAAAATTTGGGTTCAACGAGATGATACCGAAGATGGCGTGACGGGGGAGTTACTGGCGATGGGAATTCCTAAAGAGCATATCGTTTTGGGTTTTCATCCCCCTGATGTGAGAGTGTATACTGAGTTTGCGATCGCCTAA